A DNA window from Vanacampus margaritifer isolate UIUO_Vmar chromosome 19, RoL_Vmar_1.0, whole genome shotgun sequence contains the following coding sequences:
- the mmut gene encoding methylmalonyl-CoA mutase, mitochondrial, producing the protein MLTAHRACVAARLLARVPLHTCGIHTSVPRRDEVELHPQWAALAKKQLKGKNPEDLIWHTPEGIDIKPVYTKADSDASADELPGVFPYTRGPYPTMYTSRPWTIRQYAGFSTVEESNKFYKDNIKAGQQGLSVAFDLPTHRGYDSDNPRVHGDVGMAGVAIDTVEDMKMLFDGIPLEKMSVSMTMNGAVIPVLAMFIVTGEEQGVSKAKLTGTIQNDILKEFMVRNTYIFPPEPSMHAIADIFAYTSQHMAKFNSISISGYHLQEAGADAILEVAYTIANGLEYCRTGLKAGLTIDEFAPRLSFFWGIGMNFYMEIAKLRAARKLWSTLLREKFQPQNAKSLLLRTHCQTSGWSLTEQDPYNNVVRTVIEAMAAVFGGTQSLHTNSFDEALGLPTVKSARIARNTQIIIQEESGIPKVADPWGGSHMMESLTDDLYNTALKFIQEIEEMGGMARAVAEGIPKLRIEECAARRQARIDSRSEVIVGVNKYRLEKEETVEVLAIDNTLVRQKQIEKLKKVRESRDSDAAHKCLAAIEECARTREGNLLALAVEAARARCSVGEITDAMKKVFGEHKASSRMVSGAYRSEYGEHQEITLALNRVAEFKNQEGRNPRLLVAKMGQDGHDRGAKVIATGFADLGFDVDIGPLFQTPAEVAQQAVDADVHCVGVSTLAAGHKTLVPELVKELRKMGRPDILVICGGVIPPQDYDFLYQSGVSAIFGPGTRIPQAAVDVVDNIHKSLENIRQAM; encoded by the exons ATGCTGACGGCACACAGAGCGTGCGTCGCCGCCCGGCTCTTGGCCCGGGTGCCCCTCCACACCTGCGGGATCCATACCTCTGTCCCACGGCGGGACGAGGTGGAGCTGCACCCCCAGTGGGCCGCCCTGGCCAAGAAGCAGCTGAAGGGGAAGAACCCGGAGGACCTGATATGGCACACGCCTGAAGGCATCGACATCAAGCCGGTGTACACCAAGGCAGACTCAGACGCGAGTGCCGACGAATTACCAGGGGTGTTTCCCTACACTAGGGGGCCCTATCCCACCATGTACACCAGCAGACCTTGGACCATCAGGCAGTATGCGGGATTCAGCACTGTGGAGGAGAGTAACAAGTTTTACAAGGATAACATCAAAG CGGGGCAACAGGGCCTCTCGGTGGCCTTCGATCTCCCCACGCACCGCGGCTACGACTCGGACAACCCTCGGGTGCACGGTGACGTGGGCATGGCGGGCGTGGCCATCGACACGGTAGAGGACATGAAGATGCTCTTCGACGGCATCCCGCTGGAGAAGATGTCCGTATCCATGACCATGAACGGGGCTGTCATCCCCGTGCTGGCCATGTTCATCGTGACGGGCGAGGAGCAGGGCGTCTCCAAAGCCAAGCTCACCGGAACCATCCAGAACGACATTTTGAAGGAGTTCATGGTGCGGAATACCTACATCTTTCCGCCGGAACCTTCCATGCACGCCATCGCAGACATCTTCGCGTACACCTCCCAG CACATGGCCAAGTTCAACTCCATCTCTATCAGCGGCTACCATCTTCAGGAGGCGGGGGCCGATGCCATCTTGGAAGTAGCCTACACCATCGCCAATGGGCTGGAGTACTGCCGCACCGGACTCAAAGCCGGCTTGACCATTGACGAGTTTGCGCCTAG ATTATCGTTCTTCTGGGGTATCGGCATGAACTTCTACATGGAGATCGCCAAGCTGCGGGCAGCCAGGAAGCTGTGGTCCACGTTACTTCGGGAAAAATTCCAGCCGCAAAACGCCAAGTCCCTCCTCCTGCGCACTCACTGCCAAACATCCGGTTGGTCTCTCACAGAGCAA GACCCGTACAACAACGTGGTCCGCACGGTGATCGAGGCCATGGCGGCCGTGTTCGGAGGCACGCAGTCGCTCCACACCAACTCCTTCGACGAGGCCCTGGGGCTGCCCACCGTCAAGAGCGCCCGCATCGCCCGCAACACGCAGATCATCATCCAGGAGGAGTCGGGCATCCCCAAGGTGGCCGACCCGTGGGGGGGCTCGCACATGATGGAGTCGCTCACCGACGATCTCTACAACACGGCCTTGAAG TTCATCCAGGAGATCGAGGAAATGGGCGGGATGGCCCGAGCGGTGGCCGAGGGCATCCCCAAGCTCCGCATCGAGGAATGCGCAGCGCGCAGACAGGCCCGCATCGACTCAA GGTCGGAGGTCATCGTCGGGGTGAACAAGTACCGCCTGGAGAAGGAGGAAACGGTGGAGGTGCTGGCTATTGATAACACCCTGGTACGACAGAAACAGATTGAAAAGTTGAAGAAG GTGCGGGAGAGTCGCGACTCAGACGCCGCCCACAAATGTCTGGCCGCCATCGAGGAGTGCGCCCGCACCCGAGAGGGAAACCTGCTGGCTTTGGCTGTGGAGGCGGCACGTGCCAG ATGTTCTGTGGGCGAGATCACGGACGCAATGAAGAAAGTGTTTGGCGAGCACAAGGCCAGCAGCCGCATGGTGAGCGGAGCGTACCGCAGCGAGTACGGCGAGCATCAAGAAATCACCTTGGCCCTCAACAG aGTGGCAGAATTTAAGAACCAGGAAGGGCGGAACCCTCgtctcctggtggccaagatgGGCCAGGATGGCCACGACCGAGGAGCCAAAGTGATCGCCACCGGGTTCGCCGACCTGGGCTTTGATGTGGACATCGGGCCGCTCTTTCAG ACGCCCGCAGAGGTGGCCCAGCAGGCGGTGGACGCCGACGTCCACTGCGTGGGCGTCAGTACGCTGGCCGCCGGCCACAAGACTCTCGTGCCCGAGCTTGTCAAGGAGCTCCGCAAGATGGGGCGACCCGACATCCTGGTCATCTGCGGGGGCGTCATCCCGCCACAG GATTACGACTTCCTGTACCAGAGCGGCGTGAGCGCCATCTTTGGGCCGGGCACCAGGATCCCGCAGGCCGCTGTGGACGTGGTGGACAACATCCATAAGAGCCTCGAGAACATCCGACAGGCCATGTAA
- the opn8b gene encoding opsin 8, group member b gives MESSPTPRTFDHYRSTLSPTMDIGAGAYLLFITVFSIAGNLLVLVMAFNRSSRMKPPELLSVNLAVTDLGAAVTMYPLAVASAWSHRFLGGDSACLYYGLAGFFFGVASIMNLTLLAIVRFVVSLDLMSPTDKVSWRQMKLLCSWSWLYALLWALLPVLGWGRYGPEPFGLSCSLAWGHLRREDSSFVVAMFSFNLALPAAVIVCCYFGIAIKLHVTYRKALENGRRMPNVIKLHRRLLTMAVLISVSFIVCWSPYSVVSLWAAMGPGSPIPPQLSLLPCMFAKSSTACNPVIYYICSQSFKREVKQLVRCRPGCCGGGGPRGGAAPLSSKDAAATTLV, from the exons ATGGAATCTTCTCCGACGCCGCGCACGTTTGACCACTACCGTTCCACGCTATCGCCCACCATGGACATCGGCGCCGGCGCCTACCTGCTTTTTATAA CCGTGTTCTCCATCGCGGGCAACCTGTTGGTTCTGGTGATGGCCTTCAATCGTTCTTCTCGCATGAAGCCTCCCGAGCTCCTGAGCGTCAACCTGGCGGTGACGGACCTCGGGGCGGCGGTCACCATGTACCCTCTGGCCGTGGCCTCGGCCTGGAGCCACCGCTTCCTCGGTGGCGACTCTGCCTGCCTCTACTACGGCCTGGCCGGCTTCTTCTTCGGCGTGGCCAGCATCATGAACCTCACGCTCTTGGCCATCGTGCGCTTTGTGGTCTCCCTGGATCTGATGTCGCCCA CGGACAAGGTGAGCTGGCGTCAGATGAAGCTTCTATGTTCGTGGTCCTGGCTCTACGCCCTGCTCTGGGCTCTACTGCCCGTCCTGGGCTGGGGCCGTTACGGTCCCGAGCCATTCGGCCTGTCCTGCTCGCTGGCGTGGGGCCATCTGAGACGCGAGGACTCCTCCTTCGTGGTGGCCATGTTCTCCTTCAACTTGGCTCTGCCGGCCGCCGTCATCGTGTGCTGCTATTTCGGCATCGCCATCAAACTCCATGTCACCTACAGGAAGGCGCTGGAAAACGGGCGACGCATGCCCAACGTAATCAAGCTGCACCGTAGGCTGCTCACG ATGGCGGTGCTGATCAGCGTGAGCTTCATCGTGTGCTGGTCTCCGTACAGCGTGGTGAGCTTGTGGGCAGCCATGGGGCCCGGCAGCCCCATCCCGCCTCAACTAAGCCTCCTGCCCTGCATGTTCGCCAAGAGCTCCACGGCCTGCAACCCTGTCATCTACTACATTTGCAGCCAGAGCTTCAAGCGCGAGGTCAAGCAACTGGTTCGGTGTCGGCCCGGATGTTGTGGCGGCGGGGGTCCCAGAGGAGGAGCGGCCCCATTGAGCTCTAAGGATGCTGCGGCCACCACATTGGtttga